Genomic segment of Aliiroseovarius sp. M344:
CTGGACCGTCGGGATACGCGCCACAGGCCATAGGCCAGAAAACCAACCAGCAAAAGTGCCATATAGCCAAAGAACCCAAGCGGCCCCATCACGCCCATAACCCAGCCGGTCACGACGGGGCCAGCGATGGCCCCCATTCCATTGATGAAAAGCAGTCCAGCCGAAGCGGCAGGCATATTCTCCGGTTCCAGAAAATCATTCACATAGGCCAACAGCAGCGCATATAGGGGGTTCGTCATGCCACCCAGAAAGAACGAGGCTATCAAAAGCACCTCGTAACGTGTGCCGAACACAACCGGCAAAAGTGCAGCCACTGCGGCGATTGTGGTGATGATCAGGATCAGGGTACGTCGATCCATTCGGTCGGAAATCCAGCCGATCGGGTATTGCAGCACCAATCCACCGATATAAAGCGCGGACACAAAGCCCGAGATTTGCCCAACCGTCAGGCCGATTTGCTGACCGAACACAGCTGCCATTCCGAATTGCGCGGCAAAAACGCCGCCAAGAAGTGCGAAACCCACACAGCCGAGTGGCGAGATATGGAACAGTTCTCGCAAGCTCAGACCTTTTGTGGTCTCGAACGCAGGCGTTGGGTTGACCGACAAAAGAATGGGCGCGAATGCGATGGACACGAGCACCGAAGGTAGGATGAACAGGATAAATCCGCCGGGATCGCCGATCACCACAAGCCCTTGCGCCGCAATGATGCCCACCATCTGCACAAACATATAAAGCGACAGCGCTTTACCGCGATTTTCGTTGTCTGCTGCATTGTTCAGCCAGCTTTCCGCTGTCACGTACACACCCGAGAAACAGAACCCGACGATGACCCGCAGGACCGTCCAGATCCAAGGGTCGGTGAACGTCGGAAACAAAATCAGCACCGCCGAGATGAACGACCCAAGGGCCGCAAAGACCCGCACATGCCCTACGCGGCGGATCATGATGGGCGCCATGCGCGAGCCAAACAGGAACCCAGCGAAATAGCCCGACATAACGACGGACAGCTGGAACGTTGAAAACCCTTCCATGCCACCACGGATGCCCAACAACGTGCCCTGCACACCATTGCCGACCATAAGTAACATCATGCCAAGGAGCAGCGCCCAAGAGCTCGACAAGACCTGTAGCATGGGATTCTCCTGAATGCGTCGGTTATCAGATTAGCAAACCCGCGCGACCGTAAAG
This window contains:
- a CDS encoding MFS transporter codes for the protein MLQVLSSSWALLLGMMLLMVGNGVQGTLLGIRGGMEGFSTFQLSVVMSGYFAGFLFGSRMAPIMIRRVGHVRVFAALGSFISAVLILFPTFTDPWIWTVLRVIVGFCFSGVYVTAESWLNNAADNENRGKALSLYMFVQMVGIIAAQGLVVIGDPGGFILFILPSVLVSIAFAPILLSVNPTPAFETTKGLSLRELFHISPLGCVGFALLGGVFAAQFGMAAVFGQQIGLTVGQISGFVSALYIGGLVLQYPIGWISDRMDRRTLILIITTIAAVAALLPVVFGTRYEVLLIASFFLGGMTNPLYALLLAYVNDFLEPENMPAASAGLLFINGMGAIAGPVVTGWVMGVMGPLGFFGYMALLLVGFLAYGLWRVSRRSSPGPKDTGAYVNMSPASSLVAVDMAQEVWADEAELDE